In one Anticarsia gemmatalis isolate Benzon Research Colony breed Stoneville strain chromosome 9, ilAntGemm2 primary, whole genome shotgun sequence genomic region, the following are encoded:
- the LOC142975242 gene encoding uncharacterized protein LOC142975242, whose translation MSKSRPTPKELLIRRIRNNKLLRVTPLECDHKVRQPLKTFKNKKIEPPLRDISSKSFPNPFAIPIMTRLFSKISAPRKIHPEPSTTENVHTVCDIHNEFYRVIEGRPLRQADDIKVYMSNIRDICLCRTDIGYRKEEIVRIDADYRTEVAEYEKARELYLKYSASFVSMLKFSFIQAKKVQDEAAKIVVRIEKVNDELEEYNFEYSKLKNELVVLSAKYEILLTYSDFLTSMTPDWLQQQGMNIHRDTRIHAKLSSTIELGPKVVIKSALSLPCDEPTLVFKNPKQLITIFDNICRQGHLYMDVGNYTKQVLNNVLREKDEFKSALKAAAGEMETEVNIFRNRNTYLEDKANSYKSAFHKLLNNDFQRLYGDFDNIKLHTCVQYVHTRVFGGIEDPKDNVTTMMDNIEGFYMNLSLALDGLDVKAVNTAAKEMFAKDIKMMSLAYKAQRELYECDILSKTLFHSFEPPRWNKKKK comes from the coding sequence GTCTAGGCCGACACCAAAAGAGCTCTTGATAAGACGAATTAGAAACAACAAACTTTTGAGAGTAACACCATTAGAATGTGACCACAAAGTAAGGCAGCCATTAAAAAcgtttaagaataaaaaaattgaaccTCCCTTGAGGGACATATCAAGCAAGAGCTTTCCTAATCCTTTTGCTATACCGATAATGACAAGactttttagtaaaatatctGCACCGAGAAAAATCCATCCTGAACCTAGTACCACGGAAAATGTACACACTGTATGTGATATCCACAATGAATTTTATAGGGTAATTGAAGGTAGACCGCTCCGGCAAGCAGACGATATCAAAGTATACATGTCAAATATAAGAGATATATGCTTGTGTCGAACTGATATAGGTTATCGAAAAGAAGAAATCGTTCGAATAGATGCAGATTATAGAACTGAAGTAGCAGAATATGAAAAAGCTAGAGAACTCTATTTAAAATACAGTGCCAGTTTCGTATCGATGCTAAAATTTAGTTTCATACAAGCGAAAAAAGTTCAAGACGAGGCAGCGAAGATAGTTGTCCGGATAGAAAAGGTAAACGATGAACTAgaagaatataattttgaatattccAAGCTGAAGAATGAACTCGTCGTTCTAAGTGCcaaatatgaaattttgttgACTTATAGCGATTTTCTCACGTCGATGACGCCAGACTGGTTACAACAACAGGGCATGAACATACATCGAGACACTCGAATTCATGCGAAGTTATCAAGTACCATTGAACTTGGACCAAAAGTAGTCATCAAAAGTGCTCTATCGTTACCTTGCGATGAACCAacacttgtttttaaaaatcccaaacaattaataacaatttttgaTAATATATGTCGGCAAGGACATCTTTATATGGACGTTGGTAACTACACTAAACAGGTATTAAACAATGTTCTCAGAGAAAAAGATGAGTTCAAGAGCGCTCTTAAAGCTGCAGCTGGTGAAATGGAAACCGAAGTAAACATTTTTAGGAACCGAAACACATATCTAGAAGATAAAGCGAATAGTTACAAAAGTGCGTTTCATAAGTTACTGAACAATGATTTTCAACGATTATACGGTGACTtcgataatataaaattacatacgtGTGTACAATATGTGCATACACGTGTTTTTGGTGGAATAGAGGATCCTAAAGATAACGTAACAACTATGATGGACAATATAGAGGGATTTTACATGAACCTCTCATTGGCTTTGGATGGCTTAGATGTAAAAGCTGTAAATACAGCAGCGAAAGAAATGTTCGCTAAAGACATTAAGATGATGTCTTTGGCTTACAAAGCGCAAAGAGAATTGTATGAATGTGATATATTGAGCAAGACCCTCTTTCACAGTTTTGAGCCACCGAGGTGgaataagaaaaagaaatag